A stretch of the Aegilops tauschii subsp. strangulata cultivar AL8/78 chromosome 4, Aet v6.0, whole genome shotgun sequence genome encodes the following:
- the LOC109751852 gene encoding uncharacterized protein has product MEPGTAAGISGVPSHGSWSRLGGRVDGGMERAYSANNSTLHKPLKRTAAKNNKKTTPPTAFIPCPAHPPTPTCFFIPCPAPPDHPLPRAAAPPLPAPPHHPPARRPRRRCEPPRRPTPPPPAPPPPRPRDSPLPLHCLPLPPAAAVAQGRVTPATYLRRPSTTQQPPDPAGSGSTSPHLPLLRNSAAARVPAARPPHATAPDGLSSTGGQPARPSTSRRAISTLPRHRRSGSGRRRATYSRGIQPLSGRSAPTKRSAAQHLHPVGSSRDGKLGVCPGIQGLAVVRRPPLLAHPLLTLPCPRDHGLTAEPSTVCGVCRCSAEGACFVKKKDLVFLGCFCWFFRQTYNDFV; this is encoded by the exons CGGGCTTATTCTGCTAACAATTCAACACTGCACAAACCACTGAAGCGAACCGCAGCAAAAAACAATAAAAAGACAACCCCACCTACTGCCTTCATCCCCTGCCCTGCGCACCCACCCACCCCGACCTGCTTCTTCATCCCCTGCCCCGCTCCGCCCGACCACCCCCTGCCACGCGCCGCCGCACCAcccctccccgcgccgccgcaccaCCCTCCTGCCCGGCGACCACGGCGACGGTGCGAACCACCGCGGCGCCCTACCCCACCACCACCagctccccctcccccccgccCGCGCGACAGCCCCCTTCCCCTACACTGCCTTCCTctcccacccgccgccgccgtggcACAGGGCCGTGTCACCCCAGCCACCTACCTCCGCCGGCCAAGCACCACCCAGCAACCACCAGATCCGGCGGGATCCGGCTCCACCTCCCCTCATCTCCCCCTCCTCAGAAACTCCGCCGCCGCACGGGTCCCGGCCGCCCGCCCTCCTCATGCCACCGCGCCGGACGGCCTGAGTAGCACCGGAGGCCAGCCCGCCCGCCCCTCCAC GAGCCGTCGTGCCATCTCAACCTTGCCCCGTCACCGCCGCTCTGGATCTGGCCGTCGTCGTGCTACGTACTCGCGTGGGATCCAACCGCTGTCAGGCAGATCCGCCCCAACAAAGAGGAGCGCGGCGCAGCATCTCCACCCCGTGGGCTCCTCCCGCGACGGGAAGTTAGGGGTCTGCCCCGGCATCCAGGGGTTGGCGGTGGTCCGACGGCCTCCTCTCCTCGCCCACCCCCTGCTCACCCTGCCGTGCCCGCGGGATCATGGGCTCACGGCGGAGCCCTCTACAGTTTGTGGTGTGTGCCGGTGCAGTGCAGAAGGCGCATGCTTTGTGAAAAAAAAGGACTTAGTTTTTCTGGGATGTTTCTGTTGGTTTTTCAGGCAAACTTATAATGATTTTGTTTAA